From Amaranthus tricolor cultivar Red isolate AtriRed21 chromosome 4, ASM2621246v1, whole genome shotgun sequence:
TTGATCGTTCATTTCTTCCCTTGCATGTAACATAAATTAGGTTTTTGGAGTTGGAATCTAGCTACTAGCCTAGTATTTCTATATTATCATCACCTAATCATATGCATTAATTGATtgacataaataaaattttactattaATTAGGAGATCTTGTATGTTATGGCAAATTCTACTGCATCAATGGAAGAAGTGGGAATTTTACAACTATTTGATAAATTTGGAGTAAATTTTAATTCTGAATTGTTTGAGAAAATTGGGGTTGTTTCAATTTGTTTGATTTCCTCATATTTGTTGATCAAACATATTTGGGGGTCTATTAAAATGGAGAAAGAGCCTATTAGAGTCCTTATTACTGGTGCTGCTGGCAAGTTTTTGCCTTAAATTTACTAATTTAAttcgttttttttaattaatattaagcaCATGCACATCATTTTCTAACTTATGCTTTTAATCTGAATTTTATAGGGCAAATTGGGTACGCTTTGGCTCCTATGGTCGCTAGAGGATTAATGGTTGGTTTAAACCAGCCGGTTATTCTCCATTTGCTTGATATTGAACCGGCTACTCGTGCCTTAAATGGGGTTAAAATGGAACTACTTGATTCAAATTTTCCTCTTCTTAAAGGTGtcaatactccctccaattgaTTTCGTCATGTCTTAATATGTATAAATTATTTAGGGAAATTCCATATAtgtatcttaatttttttttcacgtTCTAtacaaaaattttttaattcgcATGCTAACCttaaattataacttttttaattGATAGGCAATAGgtgttttttgtttaattcatattattattaaccaTCAGAACGacttttttgtataaaaatagACGTTATAATCACctttatttcttaatatatttttcaaaaattttttcaaaatgagTACTTAATTAAGCACACTTTGTCTATTATATGAAAAAATTGAAAGTTCGAGATCACCATACGAATTACAAAAAAAGTTTTTCTACCACTGTGAAAAAGTCGAAAACACAGAATTGCCACAtgaatttcttaattatttattttgtaaaagataataaaatatatattaattaaaactcTATAATTCGCGATAAATCTCACAAAGATACCATTAGATAGCAATCTAATCAatcatatatattaattaaaactcTATTTACTTTTGGaacactattcattcatcactcttaaattgcattttattattaatctataagttaaaacatagtcatgtgagattttatttgattcgttttgttgtaaagattgttaatatcaactttctataatttttaattatacataactcgatatattaaggatcGAATAAGTGCATTAGATAGAGTagataaagtaaatgagacattttaAATGAATAAGAGGTAGTATTATATTATGTTGTGATTAGAAGCATTAtaagataataaaaatatttggtaaGCAGGAGTTATAGCCACAACAGATGTAGAGGAAGCATGCGAAGGCGTGAACATAGCCGTAATGATTGCTGGAATTCCAAGGAAGGAAGGGATGGAAAGGAAGGATGTTATGTCTAAGAATGTTTCAATTTATAAACACCAAGCTTCGGCTCTAGAACAACATGCTTCTGATAATTGCAAGGTCATTTTACAATACACATTCCTATAATTGTTTAATGTAtacaaaattttgatattattaatcaagacttataaaaacaaaaaataattaataatcaaaactTTTCTCCATCATTATCTCAAACCTCAAATTCtattttaaatgaggggtggttaaCATTTGAATTCGTGACCACTTGTTATTCTGACTCGGATATCATTTCAAACAaaaacttcaacaaaaaaattaaattgacgGTTGAGacctcaaaatatattatatattcaatCAAataatccatatatatatatatatatttatatatatatatatatatatatatatatatatatatatatatatatatatatatatatatatatatatatatatatatatatatatatatatatatatatatatatatatttattgtttagTTGCATCAATCATGATACAGTTATTTACAAGATTATGTTTCTGATAatgtttatattaaatataaatgattATGTTATGTTTTCGGATAACGTTTAAATTGGTTTTTGATAAAagtgattattaaaaaaataagtggtACCTTTATATTGATTAAAGAAGTATGTAAATAATGGTACAGGTGGTGGTAGTAGCGAATCCAGCAAATACAAATGCAGTAATATTGAAGGAATTTGCACCTTCAATTAATGAAAAGAACATAACAAGCCTTACAATGCTTGATCATAATAGAGCACTCTATCAAATTTCTGAGAAGCTAAATGTTAGTAATAGTGATGTGAAGAATGTAATTATTTGGGGAAATCATTCTTTGACAATGTATCCAGATCTAAATCATGCTACTGTTTCTTCACCAAATGGCTACAACTTTGTTCGCAAACTTGTAGCTGATCAACACTGGTATTACAACTTTTTCTTCCTTACTTTAATTCTTACTTGTGTACCACATTTCCAATATGTTTGTGTACGTTTAAAGCTGGCCCATAAAGCACTTTGTTGTTTGGGCCTGTTCAGGATATATTAGCCCAATTTTATTAGGATAATTCTTAATTAAAGCAAGCTTTTATATGTAGGGTAATTGCTCTTTTTACTTTCAGCTAGGCTCcagagagaccgtctctttaagagacgtatTTCAAGCGCAACCCATTAAGAATTAATGTCTACATACATTgtccttaatgtttactttcGTATCCTTATTGCCTACTCTCAATagcttaaatgtctacttatatcatttttaataccgacttataatatttcataaaatatataataagtcAACCCAAttagagaccgtctctcacaagaatttatgtttTACTTTTCCAATCAAAATGGGGGAATTAAAGTTACCGAACCTTATCGTAAAGATGACAGATAGGTCATCAATCACTTAACCTAGTCTTGATTCTCTTTTTAAAATGTTAACTATGGGTATATATTCGTCtacttgtttttgtttttgtttgtatatattgttaTTAGAATTAGATTAAACTTATTTTACTACCATCACTTGTTTCTTTTGAATTACATTTTTTAGTCGAATTGAAGTTATTTTAGTTTGATGTATGATTCCTTAATATTTTCAATGCTTACAATATtggtttattttacattattcagttgatctaatatttatttaaatagaattattttttataaatgttATTGTTTAAAGATTAAACTGGACTTGaatgtattattatattattgggtGTTCGGTAAAGAATAATCAAATATGATTTCATGTTGATTTTCTGTTTCGCATAAATTACTTATAGATGATTAAATCAAAAGTTACATAAAATGTAAATAATTCTTGGGCTTTAATCTTGTTTATGAATAATGCATCATGTCATGTCTAACCAGCTATGTGTTTCTTTAATTATCTTTTTACTTATTAAAGGCTTGGTTAGGCAGCTAGGAATAACTCGGTCCAATTAATGGTGGTTAACTGTCTTAATTAGAATTGTATGTAGGTTGGGTATAACgaataactaataaaattaaatatggaTTGAATTGAATAGGTTAAACACAGAATTTATGAAGACAGTACAGCTGAGGGGTGCAGAATTAATGAAGGCACGTAGACTATCAAGCGCATTATCAGCTGCAAGTGCAGTCTGTGACCACATTCACTATTGGCTTCTTGGAACTCCTAAGGTTTCTCCTTTTCTTTACATTCCTTTTGAAAATCAAACTTGATTTTGACATCTTGTGCTTTGCATTAAAGACCTTTTTATAGCTTTTATGACtcatcattttttaattttttttgtttatttttctctttattgtTCGTCTCTTTAACTTTGTTATATTTactctcttttttttaaatattttatttatttatttttttcacaaatcgtaatgcaaattttaaaatcaaataattttaattatttattttaaaaaattctaaaaagttgatatttagaaattaaagtatatattgaaatgaatttaACAAGATCGTCCCACATGAATgtgttttttcttataaatcgaTGAAAACTCGTAATTAAAGTTTGACATAAAATCCTGAATTCTATTTGAaaagaatatataaaaacagAAGTATATTATATTTCATAATTCTCATATATTTGAGTTGAATAATATccttaacttttaatttatctGATAGGACACGTGGGTTTCAATGGGGGTTTACTCTGATGGCTCATATGGTATTCAATCTGGTCTTATCTACTCTTTTCCTGTCACTTGCAAGGATGGTGAATGGTCCATAGTGCAAGGTACACATATCTCCTTAGTCCACATTTGATTTGCTTTGGGACTCAACTAAATTCATTAGTTTAGCCCTATGATAGGTTGTATGTTATGTTATTAGGACCTTTTACATGAGATCCTCCCTTTTGACTAGTATGGATGACTagtaaatattccacttgaaagAATGAGCAATAAATAACATTTAAATCTATAACCTCTTAATCACTTTAAACATGATCATgaataaatttgaaaacaaagtgAGAGTTGCAATAAATTAGCTAGTCATAATAGTTCAATAAGGCCAGTAAATGATCACTTATTGTGCTTCCCTAATAAGCCTTTATGCTTGCAGAACAAGGAAATATAGTGAGTTTAAGTACCACTAATTAAGTTGAAGAAAGCATGTGATGTAATTGAGATGGGTCAAATTGATAATAAACTAGC
This genomic window contains:
- the LOC130810481 gene encoding malate dehydrogenase, cytoplasmic-like, producing the protein MANSTASMEEVGILQLFDKFGVNFNSELFEKIGVVSICLISSYLLIKHIWGSIKMEKEPIRVLITGAAGQIGYALAPMVARGLMVGLNQPVILHLLDIEPATRALNGVKMELLDSNFPLLKGVIATTDVEEACEGVNIAVMIAGIPRKEGMERKDVMSKNVSIYKHQASALEQHASDNCKVVVVANPANTNAVILKEFAPSINEKNITSLTMLDHNRALYQISEKLNVSNSDVKNVIIWGNHSLTMYPDLNHATVSSPNGYNFVRKLVADQHWLNTEFMKTVQLRGAELMKARRLSSALSAASAVCDHIHYWLLGTPKDTWVSMGVYSDGSYGIQSGLIYSFPVTCKDGEWSIVQGLKIDEFSRAKMDATEKELIEEKALAYSCLHASDHFQQSESLKLHI